Proteins found in one Desulfatirhabdium butyrativorans DSM 18734 genomic segment:
- a CDS encoding sulfurtransferase TusA family protein: MKRKADCTLDIRGIIAPFSILKVSLAFQRLKPKQIMQVMGCDPEMQRDLLRVLPKTSYSIVSVEPLSEEMDMTILRLQKEETLPKPYKRKDS; encoded by the coding sequence TTGAAACGAAAAGCCGATTGTACGCTGGATATTCGGGGAATCATCGCACCCTTTTCCATTCTCAAGGTATCCCTTGCCTTCCAGCGCCTGAAACCGAAACAAATCATGCAGGTCATGGGATGCGACCCGGAAATGCAGCGGGATTTGCTGCGGGTGCTCCCGAAAACATCCTATTCGATCGTTTCGGTGGAACCGCTATCCGAGGAAATGGACATGACGATTCTTCGGCTCCAGAAAGAAGAAACACTTCCAAAACCTTACAAAAGGAAAGATTCATGA
- a CDS encoding MaoC family dehydratase: MTIGNFSNPIDQRYFEDYVPGSVHEFGEIRVEEDEIIRFARRFDPQVFHTDPEAAKQSVYGGLIASGWHSASLMMRLFVDHYLSHVASLGSPGVDELRWLKPVRPGDALSLRITVAETKRSRSKPDRGLVRSDVEAMNQNGEVVMTMKALNFIRCRNVP; the protein is encoded by the coding sequence ATGACAATCGGCAATTTTTCAAACCCAATCGATCAGCGGTATTTCGAGGACTATGTGCCCGGCTCCGTGCATGAATTCGGGGAAATCCGGGTGGAGGAGGATGAAATCATCCGTTTTGCAAGGCGTTTCGATCCACAAGTCTTCCACACGGATCCGGAGGCTGCGAAACAGTCCGTTTACGGGGGCCTGATCGCGAGCGGATGGCATTCCGCCAGTTTGATGATGCGGTTGTTCGTGGACCATTATCTGTCACATGTGGCCAGTCTTGGCTCCCCTGGGGTTGATGAACTGCGCTGGCTCAAGCCCGTTCGACCGGGGGATGCGCTTTCGCTGCGGATCACCGTTGCGGAAACCAAACGGTCGCGTTCGAAGCCCGACCGCGGGCTTGTCCGTTCAGACGTCGAGGCCATGAACCAGAACGGAGAAGTCGTCATGACCATGAAGGCGCTCAATTTCATTCGTTGCCGAAATGTCCCATGA
- a CDS encoding MBL fold metallo-hydrolase yields MDIKSSDKVEILTFQDNYIEITAMDNTDVIQRASLFSRDMKMAGSIFAEHGFSAMVKVYDGEEIASFLFDFGFSKDGAARNADALNADLGSVKAVVLSHGHMDHTGGLKAFGERIPGDRKAIDFVAHPMVFAQPRYLKLGPELKLDFPVFNREDVLAAGFHLVETTTPYPLLNGHALFLGEIPRVTDFEKGFPIAYRQQNGLEEWDPIEDDSGVVMHVKGKGLVVLTGCAHSGAVNTVHHAIRTTGIDQVYAIMGGFHLSGPLFEPIIGQTTEEMKKFDPKYIIPCHCTGRKAVMHIEKEMPDKFILNMAGTKLTFAG; encoded by the coding sequence ATGGACATCAAATCGAGCGACAAGGTGGAAATTCTGACGTTTCAGGACAATTACATCGAGATCACGGCAATGGACAACACCGACGTGATCCAGCGAGCGAGCCTGTTCTCCAGGGACATGAAAATGGCCGGTTCCATATTCGCGGAACACGGGTTTTCGGCGATGGTGAAGGTCTATGATGGCGAGGAGATAGCCTCTTTTCTCTTCGATTTCGGCTTTTCAAAGGATGGCGCGGCCCGAAATGCGGACGCACTGAACGCCGATTTGGGATCGGTCAAGGCGGTCGTCCTCTCTCATGGCCACATGGACCATACCGGCGGCCTGAAAGCCTTCGGTGAACGCATTCCGGGAGACAGGAAAGCCATCGATTTCGTCGCCCATCCCATGGTCTTTGCGCAGCCCAGATACCTCAAGCTCGGCCCGGAACTCAAACTGGATTTTCCGGTCTTCAATCGGGAGGATGTCCTTGCGGCCGGTTTTCATCTGGTGGAGACCACGACTCCCTATCCGCTTCTGAACGGCCACGCCCTGTTTCTGGGAGAAATCCCCCGGGTGACCGACTTCGAGAAAGGGTTCCCCATTGCCTACCGGCAACAGAACGGGCTTGAGGAATGGGACCCGATCGAAGACGATTCGGGTGTGGTCATGCACGTAAAAGGAAAAGGGCTTGTGGTATTGACGGGGTGCGCCCATTCCGGAGCCGTCAATACGGTGCACCACGCCATCCGGACGACAGGGATCGATCAAGTGTATGCCATCATGGGAGGCTTCCATCTGAGCGGTCCGCTTTTCGAGCCCATCATCGGCCAAACGACGGAAGAGATGAAAAAATTCGATCCGAAATACATCATCCCCTGTCACTGCACTGGCAGAAAGGCGGTGATGCACATCGAAAAGGAGATGCCCGACAAATTCATCCTCAACATGGCTGGAACGAAGCTGACATTTGCCGGGTAA
- a CDS encoding sigma-54 interaction domain-containing protein, with protein sequence MSEWMESRRGVVDQELDQYWKTVFNTIRDGIMIVNVEGTIVSVNQALQTMTGYHRDELIGKPCHIIGCDVCRKRSGSSGGFSCDLFQFGEIRVRRCLLATKAGGMLHALQNASLLKDRDGMVIGAVGTYTDISELTQKDNQLEAFRKELQASDQFHGIIGATPIMRQVFDLIENAALSDAPVIIYGESGVGKELAAQAVHEIGERRKGAFVKVNCASLTDSLLESELFGHVKGAYTGAIRDRVGRFEKASGGDIFLDEIGDLPMTTQVKLLRVLEEKVIERVGSSSPVPVDVRIISATNWDLARLVDQGKFRKDLFFRINVIPIHLPPLRDRLADVPLLAEAFFRKIRLKSGKPIQGIGNQTMAALMNYSWPGNVRELKSAFEYAFVVCHDEFIQPHHLPPGVVGSASEPAPTFTARSFNMREIEKQELIEALEKTGYNQSKAAEMLGVSRVTIYNRMKRFGVVPKRGLEVIGG encoded by the coding sequence TTGTCTGAGTGGATGGAATCAAGGCGGGGTGTGGTGGATCAGGAACTCGATCAATATTGGAAAACGGTGTTCAACACGATTCGGGATGGCATTATGATCGTCAATGTGGAAGGGACGATCGTTTCGGTGAATCAGGCGCTTCAGACCATGACCGGATACCATCGGGACGAGCTGATCGGAAAACCCTGCCACATCATCGGCTGTGATGTCTGCCGCAAGCGATCCGGATCGAGCGGCGGGTTTTCCTGCGATTTGTTCCAGTTCGGCGAAATCCGGGTGCGACGCTGCCTGCTGGCCACAAAAGCCGGCGGGATGCTGCACGCCCTGCAAAACGCCTCCCTGCTGAAGGATCGGGACGGCATGGTGATCGGCGCCGTCGGAACCTATACCGACATTTCCGAGCTGACCCAGAAGGACAACCAGCTCGAAGCGTTCCGGAAGGAGCTCCAGGCAAGCGATCAGTTCCACGGGATCATCGGCGCAACGCCGATCATGCGGCAGGTATTCGATCTCATCGAAAATGCAGCCCTCTCCGATGCGCCCGTCATCATTTACGGCGAAAGCGGTGTCGGCAAGGAACTGGCGGCGCAGGCCGTCCATGAAATCGGGGAACGCCGGAAAGGGGCTTTCGTCAAGGTCAATTGTGCAAGCCTCACCGACTCCCTGCTGGAGAGCGAGCTCTTCGGGCATGTGAAAGGGGCCTATACGGGTGCGATCCGGGACCGGGTCGGCCGTTTTGAGAAGGCTTCAGGCGGCGACATCTTCCTCGATGAAATCGGGGACCTGCCGATGACCACGCAGGTCAAGCTCTTGCGGGTTCTCGAAGAAAAAGTGATCGAGCGGGTCGGATCGAGCTCACCCGTACCGGTCGATGTCCGCATCATTTCGGCGACCAACTGGGATCTGGCCCGCCTGGTCGATCAGGGAAAATTCCGCAAGGACCTGTTTTTCCGGATCAACGTCATTCCCATCCACCTGCCGCCCCTCCGGGACAGGCTTGCCGACGTGCCGCTGCTGGCGGAAGCCTTTTTCCGCAAGATTCGCCTGAAAAGCGGCAAACCCATCCAGGGGATCGGCAACCAGACCATGGCGGCGCTCATGAACTATTCCTGGCCCGGAAACGTCCGGGAACTCAAGAGCGCCTTCGAGTATGCCTTTGTCGTTTGCCACGACGAGTTCATCCAGCCACACCACTTGCCACCCGGTGTCGTCGGATCGGCCAGCGAGCCAGCCCCTACCTTCACCGCCCGATCCTTCAACATGCGTGAGATCGAAAAACAGGAATTGATCGAAGCCCTGGAAAAGACCGGCTACAACCAGTCCAAAGCTGCGGAAATGCTCGGGGTCTCCCGCGTGACGATCTACAACCGGATGAAACGCTTCGGGGTCGTGCCCAAAAGAGGACTCGAGGTGATCGGCGGTTAA
- a CDS encoding (Fe-S)-binding protein: MTAEPIRIPTRSSSRFLDKVKALLPEGGNLDLCLTCGACSSGCPATGLEGMDPRKFLRMAALGMDEAIVESKWPWMCSMCQRCIYVCPMKINIPQLVFYARQLTPRDQRPKGILGSCDMALKSDSCSAMGASEEDFEFVVNDVLEEYRESQPEFAEMEAPINKEGAMFFLNQNSREPVTEPDEMVPLWKILHLVGADWTYGTKGWAAENYCMFLADDESWKHIVEVKAKAVHDLGCRVWLNTEUGHELFAVRSGLQKFGIEARFEIKSIIQYYAQWIREGKLKVSSEWNRERRIKFTVQDPCQLVRKSFGDPVAEDLRFVVKAVVGEENFIDMQPNRSNNYCCGGGGGYLQSGYTEARHAYGKLKFDQIKATGATYCIAPCHNCHSQIHDLNDHFDGGYHTVHLWTLICLSLGILGPKERAYLGEELQDVDVFHPESGE; the protein is encoded by the coding sequence ATGACAGCAGAACCCATTCGCATTCCAACCAGATCCAGCAGCAGATTCCTCGACAAGGTGAAGGCCTTGCTTCCGGAAGGTGGCAACCTCGACCTGTGTCTGACCTGCGGGGCCTGTTCTTCCGGATGCCCGGCGACCGGGCTCGAAGGCATGGACCCGAGAAAATTTCTCCGCATGGCCGCACTCGGCATGGATGAGGCCATCGTCGAATCGAAATGGCCCTGGATGTGCTCGATGTGCCAGCGCTGCATCTATGTCTGCCCCATGAAGATCAACATCCCCCAGCTCGTCTTCTATGCCCGGCAGCTCACCCCGCGGGACCAGCGTCCCAAAGGGATTCTCGGCTCCTGCGACATGGCCTTGAAGAGTGATTCCTGCAGCGCCATGGGCGCCAGCGAAGAGGATTTCGAATTCGTGGTGAACGACGTACTCGAAGAATATCGGGAGTCCCAACCCGAATTTGCCGAGATGGAAGCCCCGATCAACAAGGAAGGGGCGATGTTCTTTCTGAACCAGAATTCCCGCGAACCGGTGACGGAGCCCGATGAGATGGTGCCGCTGTGGAAGATCCTGCACCTGGTGGGCGCCGACTGGACTTACGGCACCAAGGGATGGGCTGCGGAAAACTACTGCATGTTTCTGGCCGATGACGAAAGCTGGAAACACATCGTCGAAGTGAAGGCCAAGGCCGTTCACGACCTGGGCTGCCGCGTCTGGCTCAATACGGAGTGAGGGCACGAACTGTTCGCGGTCCGGTCCGGACTGCAGAAATTCGGCATCGAAGCCCGTTTCGAGATCAAGAGCATCATTCAATACTATGCGCAGTGGATTCGGGAAGGCAAACTCAAGGTCAGCAGCGAATGGAACCGGGAGCGCCGGATCAAGTTCACGGTTCAGGATCCGTGCCAGCTTGTCCGCAAGAGCTTCGGTGACCCCGTTGCGGAAGACCTGCGGTTTGTGGTGAAGGCGGTTGTCGGCGAAGAGAACTTCATCGACATGCAGCCGAACCGTTCCAACAACTACTGCTGCGGCGGAGGGGGGGGATATCTCCAGTCCGGATATACGGAAGCCCGGCATGCTTACGGGAAATTGAAATTCGATCAGATCAAGGCGACAGGTGCGACGTATTGTATCGCACCCTGCCACAACTGCCACAGCCAGATCCACGATCTGAACGACCATTTCGATGGCGGATACCATACGGTGCATTTGTGGACGCTGATCTGTCTCTCGCTCGGGATACTGGGACCCAAAGAGCGGGCCTATCTCGGTGAGGAACTGCAGGATGTCGATGTGTTCCATCCGGAATCCGGGGAATAA